The Mercurialis annua linkage group LG2, ddMerAnnu1.2, whole genome shotgun sequence genome contains a region encoding:
- the LOC126669535 gene encoding uncharacterized protein LOC126669535, translating to MGRPKLPPPRATPSSSSTSDPPVCSTELTGIYDVSITDQDSNMIIKTEEDFDLFTVRKINEVAQPLVEELIPFKIHIVKDHDMKERLCEMGRKSGGSGPGFEARTVSLEVEQMKDLAAPVADMTVNVNCY from the coding sequence ATGGGCCGTCCAAAACTACCTCCGCCACGCGCGACGCCGTCATCTTCCTCCACGTCAGACCCACCAGTGTGCTCTACGGAGCTGACTGGGATCTATGACGTGTCAATAACTGACCAAGATTCTAATATGATCATAAAAACTGAGGaggattttgatttgtttactGTTAGGAAAATTAATGAGGTGGCTCAACCGCTTGTGGAGGAGTTGATACCGTTCAAGATTCATATTGTGAAGGATCATGATATGAAGGAGCGGCTGTGCGAAATGGGGAGGAAGTCGGGTGGTTCCGGGCCTGGATTTGAGGCCAGAACTGTGAGTTTGGAGGTGGAGCAGATGAAGGACCTAGCGGCTCCGGTGGCAGACATGACTGTTAATGTTAATTGTTACTAG
- the LOC126670342 gene encoding peroxiredoxin Q, chloroplastic, which produces MASISVTNHSLPSLFPTQKPRPQLPSLNLPILSNSSHSQFYGLKFSRSASPSIPSSSSVKTTILAKVSKGQAPPNFTLKDQDGRPFSLSKLKGKPAVVYFYPADETPGCTKQACAFRDSYEKFKKAGAEVIGISGDDSASHKAFAKKYKLPFTLLSDEGNKVRKEWGIPGDLFGTLPGRQTYVLDKKGVVQLIYNNQFQPEKHIDETLKLLQSI; this is translated from the exons ATGGCGTCCATCTCTGTAACTAATCACTCTCTACCCTCTCTGTTTCCCACTCAAAAACCCAGACCCCAATTGCCTTCTCTAAACCTCCCCATTCTCTCCAATTCTTCCCACTCTCAATTTTATGGCCTCAAATTCTCTCGCTCTGCTTCACCTTCGATCCCATCTTCTTCCTCTGTCAAAACTACCATTCTTGCTAAG GTGAGTAAAGGACAGGCGCCACCAAATTTTACATTGAAAGATCAAGATGGGAGGCCTTTCAGCCTCTCTAAGCTTAAAGGGAAGCCTGCTGTTGTTTATTTCTACCCAGCTGATGAAACCCCTGGCTGCACCAAACAG GCTTGTGCTTTTAGGGATTCTTATGAGAAGTTCAAGAAAGCAGGAGCTGAGGTTATTGGAATTAGTGGTGATGATTCAGCATCTCATAAG GCATTTGCCAAAAAGTACAAACTTCCATTCACATTGCTGAGTGATGAAGGAAACAAAGTAAGAAAAGAATGGGGAATTCCTGGAGATTTGTTCGGAACACTACCGGGACGACAAACATATGTTCTCGACAAGAAAGGTGTGGTTCAACTCATCTACAACAACCAGTTCCAACCCGAAAAGCATATCGATGAAACCCTCAAACTACTTCAAAGCATTTGA
- the LOC126667194 gene encoding uncharacterized protein LOC126667194 — MNVFDSPVEALAFNYVNFGVLTVVNNLWTWLALLTAAVSFWRIRSTVTITNTAACSINYDSRLGHESSPPVDVTSEPDEPATTIDDLPSCSPTPSSKPLVFEEDNLTKGTNNKFIMYYEDDRECDGGSVCGGDELTVVEEWGYRSGGWEAERVLKMRMGEMGWYRCQDLTVINGNVVRLWDDVVRRGKYSSG; from the coding sequence ATGAACGTCTTCGATTCTCCGGTCGAAGCTTTGGCGTTTAATTACGTTAACTTCGGTGTTCTTACGGTGGTTAATAATTTATGGACATGGCTCGCTCTACTCACGGCGGCTGTCAGCTTTTGGAGAATCAGAAGTACTGTCACCATCACCAACACCGCCGCTTGCTCAATTAATTATGACAGCCGCCTTGGTCATGAGAGTTCTCCGCCGGTTGATGTAACATCGGAGCCGGATGAACCGGCTACGACGATAGATGATTTACCTAGCTGTTCACCAACTCCATCATCAAAACCGTTAGTTTTTGAAGAAGACAATCTTACAAAAGGGACtaacaataaatttataatgtattATGAAGATGATAGAGAGTGCGATGGTGGTTCCGTCTGCGGCGGCGATGAGTTGACGGTGGTGGAGGAGTGGGGATACAGAAGTGGCGGTTGGGAGGCGGAGAGAGTTTTGAAGATGAGAATGGGAGAAATGGGATGGTACAGGTGTCAGGATTTGACGGTGATTAACGGCAACGTTGTAAGATTATGGGACGACGTCGTTAGAAGGGGAAAGTACAGCTCAGGCTGA
- the LOC126670341 gene encoding probable flavin-containing monooxygenase 1, with amino-acid sequence MARQNNLIVSKIGIIGAGVSGLAMLKQLAHHNPLVFEASDSVGGVWKTCSYNSTKLQSSRTDYEFTDFLWPNRDDPNFPSYLEILDYLRSYAECFDLMKYIRFNSKVVELRFVGDRKAADCSGHYGSLLPGQHVWEVAVQTNQTDTIQWYAFEFLVVCTGKYGDIPKIPKFPKNGGPEIFKGQVLHSLDYCKLDKEAASHLLKGKKVAVVGFKKSAIDLALECAQANQGADGQQCTMVVRTLHWTVPHYWIWGLPFFLFFSTRSSQFIHEKPNQTLLNSLFCLLFSPIRHVVSKFIESYLLYKLPLHKYGLKPDHPFIEDYASCQMAIMPENFFSEADKGNILFKRTSNWCFTQDGLQFEDNTKLQADVVIFATGYNAKKKLQNIIPEPFFSLLEYPYGVMPLYRGTIHPLIPNMAFAGFIESVSNLHTAELRSIWLARLIDNKFKLPTAEKMLKQVSKEIEVMKRTTRFYKKKHCISTFSIDHSDEICDEMGWSSWRKKNLLAEAFSPYGSQDYEQEE; translated from the exons ATGGCTCGACAAAACAACCTTATAGTCTCCAAAATTGGCATTATTGGAGCTGGTGTGAGTGGTTTAGCCATGCTCAAGCAGCTGGCTCACCATAATCCACTGGTTTTTGAGGCAAGTGATTCAGTTGGTGGAGTCTGGAAAACTTGTTCTTATAATTCCACAAAACTTCAATCTTCTCGTACTGATTATGAGTTCACAGATTTCCTTTGGCCTAACAGAGATGATCCAAATTTTCCTTCTTATCTTGAGATTTTGGATTATTTGAGATCTTATGCTGAGTGTTTTGACCTAATGAAGTACATTAGGTTTAATTCTAAGGTGGTGGAACTCCGATTTGTCGGTGACCGGAAGGCTGCCGATTGTAGCGGACATTATGGAAGCCTCCTCCCTGGTCAGCATGTTTGGGAGGTGGCTGTGCAAACTAATCAAACAGACACTATTCAG TGGTACGCATTTGAATTTCTAGTGGTATGCACCGGAAAATATGGTGATATTCCGAAGATCCCTAAATTTCCAAAAAATGGAGGTCCTGAAATATTCAAAGGGCAAGTTTTGCATTCACTTGATTACTGTAAGCTGGACAAAGAAGCTGCTTCTCACCTTCTCAAAGGAAAGAAAGTTGCGGTTGTCGGCTTCAAAAAATCAGCCATTGATTTAGCTTTGGAGTGTGCTCAGGCCAACCAAG GTGCAGATGGGCAGCAATGTACGATGGTGGTGAGGACATTACATTGGACTGTTCCTCACTATTGGATATGGGGTTTGCCATTTTTCTTGTTCTTCTCCACAAGATCTTCTCAGTTCATCCATGAAAAACCTAATCAAACCCTCCTCAACTCCCTTTTTTGCCTTCTCTTTTCTCCAATC AGACATGTAGTTTCCAAATTTATAGAGTCCTACCTGCTCTATAAGCTTCCTCTGCACAAGTATGGATTAAAACCAGATCACCCTTTCATCGAAGACTACGCGTCGTGCCAGATGGCGATCATGCCGGAAAACTTTTTCTCCGAGGCTGACAAAGGCAACATTCTGTTCAAAAGAACATCAAATTGGTGCTTCACTCAGGATGGACTCCAATTTGAAGATAACACTAAACTGCAGGCTGATGTTGTGATTTTTGCAACTGGTTATAATGCAAAGAAAAAGCTTCAGAATATCATACCAGAACCTTTTTTTAGTCTGTTAGAGTATCCTTATGGTGTAATGCCCTTATACAG AGGTACAATTCATCCTTTGATTCCAAACATGGCTTTCGCCGGATTCATAGAAAGTGTTTCAAACCTTCACACTGCAGAACTGCGAAGCATATGGCTGGCAAGACTAATTGACAATAAATTTAAGCTTCCTACTGCAGAGAAGATGCTGAAACAAGTTTCTAAGGAGATTGAAGTTATGAAGAGGACAACAAGGTTCTATAAGAAAAAACATTGCATCTCTACTTTTAGCATTGACCACAGCGATGAAATCTGTGACGAAATGGGGTGGAGTTCCTGGAGGAAGAAGAACTTGTTGGCTGAAGCATTTAGCCCGTACGGCAGCCAGGACTATGAGCAGGAGGAGTAA